In Roseibium algicola, the DNA window TCACAATGCGGTGTGCTTCAGGACGTCTTCAGTCCATGCCAAGCCGCAAGCGCAAGCGGGTTCCGGCAAGACTGCCGAGGAAGCCAAAGACCAGCCACAGCCAGCCGTGCAGCGAGCCCGACGCCAGACCGCCCAGGTAAGCACCGATATTGCAGCCATACGCCAGGCGGGCGCCGTAGCCCATCATCAACCCGCCCGCGATTGCCGTCAGCACGTCGCGGCGGTTCAGACGCCAGACCGGAGCAAAGCGTCCGGCGAGGCCCGCCGCCGCCATTGCACCCAGAATGATGCCGAAGTCCATGACGGAGGTCGTGTCGCGCAGCACGGGGTTTTCCAAAGCTCCGCGCTGCCAGGTCCAGTAGGGCCAGCTGTCCACCGGCACGCCTGCCGCGTGAAAAAGCTTGCCGCCCCAAAGCGCAAAGGCAGAGGTGATGCCCCAGGGGCGTCCAATCACCACGAATGTGGCAATGCCGACGATCGCCAGCATCACCGCACCCAGCATGGGGGACCAGGGACCGCTGAGAAACGAAACTGTCGGCTTCGGTTGGGCAATCGAGCCATGAGCGCGCCGCTCTATGATGATGGTTGCAATTGCCAACAGGCCGAGGATGAGCGCGGTCAGAAGAAAAGCGCCATGCGGGCCGAATTCCCGGATGAGGGACTTCGGCGGCAATTTGGGCAAGCGGCCCCAGAGATGCAGATGCGCCGTGGCAGCCACTGACCCGAGGACAAAGCACGCCAGGGTAATCATCATGCGGGTGGAACCGCCACCGGCGGTAAACAGCGTGCCGGATCCGCAGCCGCCGCCCAGTTGCATGCCGAGACCGAACAGGAAGGCACCGAAGGCAGCTGCCACCCCGAAGGGAAAGACGAAGCCGCCCGTGGGCCAGCCAAGCGCGTGTCCCCAGGCAATCAGGGGAAAGGAAACCGCGCTGGTCAGAAGAATGAGAACGAATTGCGCCCTGAGCCCCCCGCCGCGTTTTTCCGTGACGATCCGTCGCCATGCGGCCGTGAAACCAAAGCTTGCATGATAGAGCGACAGGCCTGCGAGACCGCCGATCAGGACCGCCACTGCCTGGCGCGGTCCGGCTTCGCCATAGGCCCCCAGTGCGACCATGGCCAGAAGGCCGCCCGCAATGGCGACAACAGCTGCTTGAGTTTTCCCGATGGCCAAGGCCATGTGTTCCTGCTC includes these proteins:
- a CDS encoding YeeE/YedE family protein is translated as MALAIGKTQAAVVAIAGGLLAMVALGAYGEAGPRQAVAVLIGGLAGLSLYHASFGFTAAWRRIVTEKRGGGLRAQFVLILLTSAVSFPLIAWGHALGWPTGGFVFPFGVAAAFGAFLFGLGMQLGGGCGSGTLFTAGGGSTRMMITLACFVLGSVAATAHLHLWGRLPKLPPKSLIREFGPHGAFLLTALILGLLAIATIIIERRAHGSIAQPKPTVSFLSGPWSPMLGAVMLAIVGIATFVVIGRPWGITSAFALWGGKLFHAAGVPVDSWPYWTWQRGALENPVLRDTTSVMDFGIILGAMAAAGLAGRFAPVWRLNRRDVLTAIAGGLMMGYGARLAYGCNIGAYLGGLASGSLHGWLWLVFGFLGSLAGTRLRLRLGMD